A section of the Salvelinus fontinalis isolate EN_2023a chromosome 33, ASM2944872v1, whole genome shotgun sequence genome encodes:
- the LOC129832291 gene encoding unconventional myosin-Ic-like isoform X4, producing MESALTARDRVGVQDFVLLENHTSEAAFIENLRKRFKENLIYTYIGSVLVSVNPYKDLEIYTKNHMERYRGVNFYEVSPHIYAVSDNSYRSMRTERKDQCILISGESGAGKTEASKKILQYYAVTCPASDQVETVKDRLLQSNPVLEAFGNAKTLRNDNSSRFGKYMDIQFDFKGAPVGGHILNYLLEKSRVVHQNHGERNFHIFYQLIEGGEEDLLRRLGLERNPQQYQYLVKGNCPKVSSINDRSDWKVVRKALSVIGFNEDEVEELLNIIASVLHLGNIQYGGEDSGNAYITTDTQIKYLARLLGVDGLVLKEALTHKTIIAKGEELKSPLNLEQAASARDALSKAVYGRTFTWLVNKINVSLAYKDETYKNASVIGLLDIYGFEVFQHNSFEQFCINYCNEKLQQLFIELTLKSEQDEYEAEGITWEPVQYFNNKIICDLVEEKFKGIISILDEECLRPGDASDLTFLEKLENTVGGHAHLTTHKLADGKTRKVMGREEFRLLHYAGEVNYNVNGFLDKNNDLLFRNLKEVMCMSDNKILTQCFDRAELKDSKRPETAATQFKTSLAKLMEILMSKEPSYVRCIKPNDAKQAGRFDEVLIRHQVKYLGLMENLRVRRAGFAYRRHYETFLQRYKSLCPETWPSWQGKLADGVSTLVKNLGYKPEEYKLGRSKIFIRFPKTLFATEDALETRKHSLASKLQSSWKGYSQKTKYRKLRSSAVVVQAWWRGILACRRAQRKRQAANTIRRFIKGFIYRHNERCPENEYFLDYVRYSFLMKLRRNLPKSVLDKSWPTPPTALIEASEQLRKLYMQNMVWGYCKRINPEWKHQLEQKMVASEIFKNKKDNYPQSVPKLFMGTRINGEEINPKVLQSLGSENMKYAVPVTKYDRKGYKARPRQLLLTSNCAVIVEEAKLKQRIDYATLKGISVSSLSDGVFVLHVPTEDKNQKGDVVLQSDHIIETLTKVAICADKVNSININQGSITFTVGQGKEGIIDFTSGSELLVAKAKNGHLSVVSRNNGGI from the exons ATGGAGAGTGCCCTGACGGCCAGGGACCGGGTGGGTGTACAGGACTTTGTCCTGCTGGAGAACCACACCAGCGAGGCGGCCTTCATCGAGAACCTCCGCAAGCGCTTCAAGGAGAACCTCATCTAT ACGTACATCGGCTCAGTCCTGGTGTCGGTGAACCCCTACAAGGATCTGGAGATCTACACCAAGAACCACATGGAGCGCTACCGAGGCGTCAACTTCTACGAGGTCTCTCCCCACAT CTACGCGGTGTCTGACAACTCCTACCGGTCCATGCGGACGGAGCGTAAGGACCAGTGCATCCTCATCTCGGGGGAGAGCGGTGCCGGCAAGACGGAGGCCTCAAAGAAGATCCTGCAGTACTACGCTGTGACCTGTCCCGCCAGCGACCAGGTGGAGACGGTCAAGGACCGCCTGCTGCAGTCCAACCCTGTCCTAGAG GCTTTTGGAAACGCCAAAACGTTGCGCAACGACAACTCCAGCCGCTTTGGCAAATACATGGACATCCAGTTTGACTTCAAG GGTGCACCGGTGGGGGGCCACATCCTCAACTACCTGCTGGAGAAGTCACGGGTGGTGCACCAGAACCACGGCGAGAGGAACTTCCACATCTTCTACCAGCTGATTGAGGGGGGTGAGGAGGATCTGCTGCGGCGCCTGGGCCTGGAGAGGAACCCCCAGCAGTACCAGTACCTCGTCAAG GGGAACTGTCCCAAGGTGAGCTCCATCAACGACCGCAGCGACTGGAAGGTGGTGAGGAAGGCTCTGTCTGTCATCGGCTTCAACGAGGACGAGGTGGAG GAGCTGTTAAACATTATTGCCAGTGTTCTTCACTTGGGCAACATTCAGTATGGCGGAGAGGACAGCGGCAATGCCTacatcactacagacacacagATCAAATACCTGGCGAGG TTACTGGGTGTGGATGGCTTGGTCCTGAAAGAGGCACTAACGCACAAAACGATCATCGCCAAAGGGGAAGAG CTAAAGAGCCCTCTGAACCTGGAGCAGGCGGCGTCGGCCCGGGACGCCCTGTCTAAGGCCGTGTACGGCCGCACCTTCACCTGGCTCGTCAACAAGATCAACGTCTCCCTGGCTTACAag GATGAGACTTATAAGAACGCTTCAGTCATTGGCCTCCTGGATATCTATGGTTTTGAAGTCTTCCAGCACAACAG TTTTGAGCAGTTCTGCATTAACTACTGTAACGAGAAGCTGCAGCAGCTCTTCATCGAGCTCACCCTCAAGTCCGAGCAGGATGAGTACGAAGCAGAGGGAATCACG TGGGAGCCTGTGCAGTATTTCAACAACAAGATCATCTGTGATCTGGTGGAGGAGAAGTTCAAAGGCATCATCTCCATTCTG gATGAGGAGTGCCTGAGGCCAGGGGACGCCAGTGACCTCACCTTCCTGGAGAAGTTGGAGAATACTGTGGGAGGCCACGCCCACTTGACAAC TCACAAGCTGGCCGACGGAAAGACCCGGAAGGTGATGGGCCGAGAGGAGTTCAGACTGCTGCACTACGCTGGAGAGGTCAACTACAATgtcaacg gCTTCCTGGACAAGAACAATGACCTCCTCTTCAGGAACTTGAAAGAG GTCATGTGTATGTCTGATAATAAGATTCTGACCCAGTGCTTTGACCGGGCGGAGCTGAAGGACAGCAAGAGACCTGAGACG GCAGCGACCCAGTTCAAGACCAGCCTGGCGAAGTTAATGGAGATCTTGATGTCCAAGGAGCCGTCGTACGTGCGCTGCATCAAGCCCAACGATGCCAAGCAAGCAG GACGGTTCGACGAGGTTCTCATCAGGCATCAGGTGAAGTACCTGGGTCTGATGGAGAACCTCCGCGTGAGGAGAGCTGGCTTTGCCTACCGCCGCCACTATGAGACCTTCCTCCAGAG GTATAAGTCCCTTTGCCCGGAGACCTGGCCTAGCTGGCAGGGCAAGCTGGCAGACGGAGTCTCCACACTGGTCAAAAACCTGGGTTACAAACCTGAGGAGTACAAACTGGGCAG ATCCAAAATCTTCATCCGTTTTCCAAAGACCCTGTTCGCCACAGAGGACGCGCTGGAAACCAGGAAACACAGCCTTG CCAGCAAACTGCAGTCATCCTGGAAGGGCTACAGCCAGAAGACCAAATATCGCAAACTCAGATCATCAG CGGTGGTGGTCCAGGCGTGGTGGAGGGGTATCCTGGCCTGTAGGAGGGCACAGCGCAAGAGGCAGGCCGCCAACACCATCCGCAG GTTCATCAAGGGCTTCATCTACCGCCATAATGAGCGCTGTCCTGAGAATGAGTACTTCCTGGATTATGTGCGCTACTCCTTCCTGATGAAGCTGCGCAGGAACCTCCCCAAGTCAGTCCTGGACAAGAGCTGGCCCACGCCACCGACCGCCCTTATCGAG GCTTCGGAACAGCTACGTAAACTGTACATGCAGAACATGGTGTGGGGCTACTGCAAGAGGATCAACCCAGAGTGGAAACACCAG TTGGAGCAGAAAATGGTGGCCAGTGAGATCTTCAAAAACAAGAAGGACAACTACCCCCAAAGTGTCCCAAAGCTCTTTATGGGCACACGAATCA atggagaGGAGATTAACCCCAAGGTGTTGCAGTCACTTGGCAGTGAGAATATGAAG TATGCAGTCCCAGTGACCAAGTACGACAGGAAGGGCTACAAGGCACGACCAAGGCAGCTGCTGCTCACCTCCAACTGTGCCGTCATCGTGGAGGAGGCCAAGCTCAAGCAGCGCATCGACTACGCCACCCTCAAAG GTATCTCAGTCAGCTCTCTCAGTGATGGTGTCTTCGTACTGCACGTGCCCACTGAAGACAAAAACCAGAAG GGAGATGTGGTGCTTCAGAGTGACCACATCATCGAGACCCTGACCAAAGTGGCCATCTGTGCCGacaaggtcaacagcatcaacaTCAACCAGGGAAG tataaCTTTCACGGTGGGCCAAGGTAAAGAAGGGATCATAGACTTCACTTCTGGCTCCGAGCTGCTGGTTGCCAAGGCGAAGAATGGCCACCTCTCAGTGGTGAGTCGGAATAACGGAGGGATATAA